A window of Natrinema versiforme contains these coding sequences:
- the surE gene encoding 5'/3'-nucleotidase SurE — MELDSDPHILLTNDDGIDAPGIRALHDALSAVGTVTVVAPDRNRSAVGRSLSYGRTRSADDDRSLDLEADSFTSLVPHTDHDLGYAVDGTPCDCAIVGVKALEPAPDIVVSGCNSGANLGTYVFSRSGTVSAAMEAAFLGTPSIAVSMDTLGHDGDLEPADFERAGEIAATLVDGAPGTGLFDRVDYLNVNVPRPDCKPNGVELTRPTDVYEMDATFENGRFQLTNRLWQQMANRDIPDPDDTDRHALLEEQVSVSPLRVPYEVVDTEPVRTVLTDIL; from the coding sequence ATGGAACTGGATTCGGACCCCCACATTCTCCTGACGAACGACGACGGAATCGACGCGCCCGGCATCCGAGCATTACACGACGCGCTCTCGGCGGTCGGCACGGTCACGGTCGTCGCGCCCGACCGGAACCGGAGCGCGGTCGGCCGGTCGCTGTCCTACGGCCGGACGCGGTCGGCCGACGACGACCGCTCGCTGGATCTCGAGGCCGACTCGTTTACCTCGCTGGTCCCGCACACAGACCACGACCTCGGCTACGCCGTCGACGGCACCCCCTGTGACTGCGCCATCGTCGGGGTCAAGGCCCTCGAGCCGGCCCCCGATATCGTCGTCTCGGGCTGTAACTCGGGGGCGAACCTCGGGACCTACGTGTTCTCCCGATCGGGGACCGTCAGCGCCGCCATGGAGGCGGCCTTCCTCGGCACCCCGTCGATCGCCGTCTCGATGGACACGCTCGGCCACGACGGCGACCTCGAGCCGGCGGACTTCGAACGCGCGGGCGAGATCGCCGCGACGTTGGTTGACGGCGCGCCCGGAACCGGGCTGTTCGACCGCGTGGACTACCTGAACGTCAACGTGCCGCGGCCGGACTGCAAGCCCAATGGCGTCGAACTGACTCGGCCGACCGACGTCTACGAGATGGACGCGACGTTCGAGAACGGCCGGTTTCAGCTGACCAACCGGCTCTGGCAGCAGATGGCGAACCGGGACATTCCCGACCCCGACGACACCGACCGGCACGCGCTGCTCGAGGAGCAGGTGTCGGTCTCGCCGCTCAGAGTGCCCTACGAGGTCGTCGACACGGAGCCGGTTCGGACCGTTCTCACCGACATTCTGTAG
- the truD gene encoding tRNA pseudouridine(13) synthase TruD translates to MRSAHPTEQAVGMDHYVSETDGVGGRLREDDADFRVRELERFDTEPVDAPTDAYPHLVFRATLRGWDTNDFASRLSDALGLSRERVNWAGTKDKYAVTTQLFSVYGADPADLPEIDGVDLEVLGRAGRNLEFGDLAGNAFELVVTDPERPENAAAITDELRAFGGLESGGGGASNGDSDDERAVSIGVPNFFGQQRFGSRRPVTHKVGLAIARDDWEGAVMAYLGNPTDAEPEGTQEARAFVEETRDWQEALERVPHRLRYERSMIHALAEYDGEPGPEQFRAALERVPSNLQRLFVHAAQSYAFNLMLSERLERGLPFDRPVAGDVVCFSDTDAPDGLALPDTDRLQRVDERRVDSVTRHCERGRAFVTAPLVGTETELADGEQGEIERSVLDDLGLEPADFDLPGEFNSTGTRRAVLLRTDLALETEPLTLEFALPKGSYATVVLREYLKVDPVDLG, encoded by the coding sequence ATGCGCTCAGCCCACCCTACGGAGCAGGCCGTCGGCATGGACCACTACGTCAGCGAGACCGACGGCGTCGGCGGTCGCCTGCGCGAGGACGACGCGGACTTCCGGGTGCGCGAACTCGAGCGCTTCGACACCGAACCCGTCGACGCGCCGACGGACGCCTACCCCCACCTCGTCTTCCGGGCGACGCTGCGAGGGTGGGACACCAACGATTTCGCCTCGCGGCTCTCGGACGCGCTCGGCCTCTCGAGAGAGCGGGTCAACTGGGCCGGCACGAAGGACAAGTATGCCGTGACCACCCAGCTGTTTTCGGTCTACGGAGCCGATCCCGCGGACCTGCCGGAAATCGACGGCGTCGATCTCGAGGTTCTGGGCCGCGCGGGGCGGAACCTCGAGTTCGGCGACCTCGCGGGCAACGCGTTCGAACTCGTCGTCACCGACCCCGAACGGCCGGAAAACGCCGCGGCGATCACCGACGAACTGCGCGCGTTCGGCGGGCTCGAGAGCGGCGGTGGCGGGGCGTCGAACGGCGATTCCGACGACGAGAGAGCGGTCTCGATCGGCGTCCCCAACTTCTTCGGCCAGCAGCGCTTCGGGAGCCGCCGGCCGGTGACCCATAAAGTAGGCCTCGCGATCGCCCGCGACGACTGGGAGGGCGCGGTGATGGCCTACCTCGGGAATCCGACGGACGCGGAACCCGAGGGAACGCAGGAAGCCAGAGCCTTCGTCGAGGAGACGAGAGACTGGCAGGAAGCCCTCGAGCGGGTGCCACACCGACTGCGCTACGAGCGCTCGATGATCCACGCCCTCGCCGAGTACGACGGCGAGCCGGGTCCCGAGCAGTTCAGAGCGGCCCTCGAGCGGGTGCCCTCGAACCTCCAGCGGCTGTTCGTCCACGCAGCCCAGTCCTACGCGTTCAACCTGATGCTTTCCGAGCGCCTCGAGCGCGGGCTCCCCTTCGACCGCCCCGTCGCGGGCGACGTGGTCTGTTTCTCGGACACCGACGCTCCCGACGGGCTCGCACTGCCCGACACCGATCGGCTCCAGCGGGTCGACGAGCGCCGGGTCGACTCGGTGACCCGCCACTGCGAGCGCGGCCGGGCGTTCGTCACCGCGCCGCTGGTCGGCACCGAGACCGAACTCGCCGACGGCGAGCAGGGCGAAATCGAGCGCAGCGTTCTCGACGACCTCGGCCTCGAGCCCGCGGACTTCGATCTTCCCGGCGAGTTCAATTCGACCGGTACCCGGCGAGCCGTGCTCCTCCGGACGGATCTGGCCCTCGAGACGGAGCCGCTGACCCTCGAGTTCGCGCTGCCGAAGGGGTCGTACGCGACGGTCGTCCTGCGGGAGTACCTGAAGGTCGATCCGGTCGACCTCGGCTGA